Proteins from one Cicer arietinum cultivar CDC Frontier isolate Library 1 chromosome 3, Cicar.CDCFrontier_v2.0, whole genome shotgun sequence genomic window:
- the LOC101497839 gene encoding pyruvate dehydrogenase E1 component subunit alpha-3, chloroplastic, translating into MSLSTPKVSAQLLPLPLRSNANPIIPSSQFTPFFGSTLKSRFNAPIHLSSPPRSIVASVSDALKLNNNNLTSPSNLLITKEEGLVLYEDMILGRTFEDMCAQMYYRGKMFGFVHLYNGQEAISTGFIKLLKKEDSVVSTYRDHVHALSKGVPARAVMSELFGKATGCCRGQGGSMHMFSKEHNVIGGFAFIGEGIPVATGAAFSSKYRREVLKEADADYVTLAFFGDGTCNNGQFYECLNMAALWKLPIVFVVENNLWAIGMSHIRATSDPEIWKKGPAFGMPGVHVDGMDVLKVREVAKEAIGRARRGEGPSLIECETYRFRGHSLADPDELRDPAEKAHYAGRDPISTLKKYMLENKLASEQELKTIEKKIDEIIEEAVEFADESPVPPRSQLLENVFADPKGFGIGPDGRYRCEDPKFTEGTAQV; encoded by the exons ATGTCTCTCTCCACCCCCAAGGTTTCTGCACAACTTCTCCCTCTTCCTCTCAGATCCAATGCCAACCCTATTATTCCTTCTTCTCAATTCACTCCCTTCTTCGGATCCACTCTCAAATCTCGCTTCAATGCTCCCATTCACCTTTCTTCTCCTCCTCGCTCCATCGTTGCCTCCGTCTCTGATGCTCTCaaactcaacaacaacaacctcaCTTCACCCTCCAATTTG CTTATTACGAAAGAGGAAGGTTTGGTGCTCTATGAAGATATGATATTAGGAAGAACATTTGAAGACATGTGTGCCCAGATGTATTACAGAGGCAAAATGTTTGGTTTCGTTCACTTGTACAATGGCCAAGAAGCTATCTCAACTGGCTTTATCAAGCTTCTTAAGAAAGAAGACTCTGTAGTGAGCACCTATCGAGACCATGTTCATGCACTAAGTAAAGGGGTTCCGGCTCGTGCTGTCATGAGTGAGCTGTTTGGAAAGGCCACTGGATGCTGCCGGGGTCAAGGTGGTTCTATGCACATGTTCTCAAAGGAGCACAATGTGATTGGTGGGTTTGCTTTTATTGGCGAAGGAATTCCTGTGGCCACTGGGGCAGCTTTTTCTAGTAAGTATAGAAGAGAGGTGTTGAAAGAGGCAGATGCTGATTATGTGACATTGGCATTTTTTGGAGATGGAACATGTAATAATGGACAGTTCTATGAATGCTTAAACATGGCAGCCTTATGGAAATTGCCAATTGTGTTTGTGGTGGAAAACAATTTGTGGGCTATTGGGATGTCACATATCAGGGCAACTTCAGATCCTGAGATATGGAAGAAAGGTCCAGCATTTGGAATGCCGGGGGTTCATGTCGACGGGATGGATGTTTTGAAGGTACGAGAAGTCGCAAAGGAAGCAATAGGGAGAGCTAGGCGAGGAGAGGGACCAAGTTTGATAGAATGTGAGACCTATAGATTTAGAGGACATTCATTGGCTGATCCTGATGAGCTCCGTGACCCTG CTGAGAAGGCACACTATGCTGGTAGGGATCCCATCTCTACACTGAAGAAATACATGCTTGAGAACAAATTAGCCAGTGAACAGGAGTTGAAAACCATAGAGAAGAAGATTGATGAGATCATTGAGGAGGCTGTTGAGTTTGCTGATGAGAGCCCGGTTCCACCACGCAGCCAGCTTTTGGAGAATGTCTTTGCTGATCCAAAAGGTTTTGGAATTGGACCTGATGGCAGGTACAGATGTGAGGACCCAAAATTCACTGAAGGCACAGCTCAGGTCTAA